The proteins below come from a single Pseudodesulfovibrio alkaliphilus genomic window:
- a CDS encoding integrase domain-containing protein has protein sequence MTKSISLVLGANRATLSGPKSKQYRIRQNAKAFAKRLRRAGFGVRKWTNITNKHFAAVARQMQEEGRGDGRIAEIFSAARDLCKAYGNTGISPTNDVFDVRRGSIANASSKAVAPAFVQGAIDKLENELGYEYGPRCAAQIRLQWELGLRREESAKVDLVADWDREGRSLLVRYGTKGGRPRTLFNLSDKQQDALERALPWVSQSDRPGIHNLMPSGMGDKWQEKLSYAARLCGFTKKESGWTLHSNRHERFHRMYVEHTGFQPPNQHESVEAFQKAAQHTAGDEWP, from the coding sequence ATGACAAAATCCATCAGTCTGGTACTGGGCGCGAACAGGGCAACCCTGTCCGGCCCCAAATCGAAACAATACAGGATCCGCCAGAACGCCAAGGCCTTTGCAAAGCGGCTTCGCCGTGCAGGGTTCGGGGTTCGCAAATGGACCAACATCACGAACAAGCATTTTGCGGCGGTTGCCCGGCAAATGCAGGAAGAAGGCAGGGGTGACGGGCGCATCGCCGAAATTTTTTCGGCAGCCCGTGACCTTTGCAAGGCATACGGGAATACCGGCATCAGCCCGACCAATGATGTGTTCGACGTCCGGCGGGGCAGCATTGCCAACGCCAGTAGCAAAGCGGTTGCCCCCGCCTTCGTGCAGGGGGCAATCGACAAGCTGGAAAACGAGCTTGGCTATGAATATGGTCCCCGGTGTGCCGCCCAGATCCGCCTGCAATGGGAATTGGGACTACGCCGGGAAGAATCGGCCAAAGTCGATCTGGTCGCGGACTGGGACAGGGAAGGCCGCAGCCTTCTCGTCCGGTACGGGACCAAGGGGGGACGGCCCAGGACGCTGTTCAATCTGTCCGACAAGCAGCAGGATGCTCTGGAGCGTGCGCTGCCTTGGGTCAGCCAATCCGACAGGCCGGGGATTCATAATCTCATGCCGAGCGGGATGGGCGACAAGTGGCAGGAAAAGCTGTCCTATGCGGCCAGACTGTGCGGGTTCACCAAGAAGGAAAGCGGATGGACCCTGCACAGCAACCGCCATGAACGGTTTCATCGCATGTACGTCGAGCACACGGGTTTTCAGCCGCCCAACCAGCACGAATCCGTGGAAGCCTTCCAGAAGGCCGCACAGCACACGGCAGGGGACGAATGGCCC